One Urechidicola croceus genomic window, ATCCCATTCGGCTTTACCAAATACTACTCTTGGATTATCTGGTGCCAATTGTAATGCTTTTTCATAAAGTGCTATTACTTTTCCTGATAATAACATTCCGTATGTTTCACCATCATATGCAACCCAAACAATGTGTAACAAAGCCTGCATTACCATAATCTCAGGGTTATCACTAGAAATAGCACTTGCTTGATCAAGTAGAGTTTGCGCTTTCTCTAATTGAGCAGTTAATACTGCCTTATCTTTTATTGTAAATCCGTTTAAGATATTTACTTGAGCGGCATAATAAAATGGTATCCAATTATCTTTTTCTGCATGTGCAATTCGTTCAAATAGATTTGATGCTTCTGCTGGATTGGTTCCCCATAATTCAAAAGCTTGG contains:
- a CDS encoding tetratricopeptide repeat protein — encoded protein: MEKVILILVLSISGALFAQSDYEKGMNQAFELWGTNPAEASNLFERIAHAEKDNWIPFYYAAQVNILNGFTIKDKAVLTAQLEKAQTLLDQASAISSDNPEIMVMQALLHIVWVAYDGETYGMLLSGKVIALYEKALQLAPDNPRVVFGKAEWDMGGAKFFGNDTAPFCKEIEKSIELFAKFEPKAPFYPIWGKERAEQVLATCK